ATGGGAAAGACGGAAAACCGGTCAAGGCTGGCGCGCGCGACTTTCGCAATGTCGAACGGATGAAGCTTGCCTCCGATTCGGTATGGTTTTGGCGCATTGCCGAGGGAGTTCCCAACACGAAGATGAAGGGCTGGAAGAGCAAGCTTTCGGAAGAAGATATGTGGAAGCTGGTGCTCTATGAACGGAGTTTTGCGTTGTCCGGAAAGGCATGGAGCGACGAGAAAAAGCAGTGGGTTGATGTCGGGAGCATTCCAACGCCCCCAGCCGGTGAGGAATAGGCGCGAAGGTCTGAAGGTCTGGTGGGGCAAAGATTCTTTTGTGTGACCTTTTGTGTGAATGGGACGTCACGCTATGAACATACGGCTTCGTAATCTCACTGCGATCGTCGTGTTTCTCGGGCTTGTTTCAGCGGGGCTTTCCGACGTCTATGCGCAAATGCCTGGGGCGGCGGTCGAGTTTCCGTACACGGGGAACCGAACCGCCGTGTGGATTGTCGCGCAGCTCCATACGCTTCTCGGCGCGTTCATTCTCGGGGCTCCGATGTTCATCGTCATGGCTGAATGGCTTGGACATCGCAAGCAGGATTCCCGGTATGATCGCATGGCTCAAGAGATCACAAAGATCACGGTCATTCTTTTCAGCATGACGGCTCTGACCGGCGGACTCTTTATTTTTGTACTTCTGGCCGCCTATCCCCAGTTCACGACCTGGTTCATCAATCAATTTTATCTTGTGTTCGCCGTGATCTATCCGCTGCTGTTCATCGTCGGGACGATCGTGCTCTACGCATACTTTTACAGTTGGGACGCCTGGAAAGGAGAGAAAAAAGGGCGTCATATCGCTTTGGGCGTGCTGCTTAATCTGATCTGTCTGGCGACGATGTTCGTGATCAACGGCCCGACGTCGTTTATGAATACCCCCGTCAGAAGCGAGGGGGTGTCGCCGATGGAAGCCCTGGCCGCGGCGACCTTGTGGGACAAAATCGCGAACACGAGCTGGATGCCGCTTAATCTCCATCGCATCGACGGAAACGTCGCGTTTGGGGGGTTTGTGGCGGGCTTGATCGCCGCCTATATGTACATGGGGGCGCAGAACAGGGAAGATCGTGCCTATTACGACTGGATGGGTTTTGTTGGAAACCTGATCGCCGTGGGCGCCATGCTTCTTCAGCCCTTTACCGGATTATTGTTGGCCTACGAGATGTGCGATTATGACTTTTCGTTTTGCCCCTACATGATGGCCGATCAGCTTTCGATGTTTTTCGAGATGCAGGGCGCCGTTGTGGGCGTGATGTTCCTGGGCTGTAATTATTACGTCTGGCTCAGCCTGCGGCGCATTGAGGGGGTGGAGCAGGTCAGGATGACGGCGTTGGCTCCGCTCATGATGGTCTTGTCTCCCGTGGTCATGGTCGTCGTCTTCACGGAATATTGGATTCCTGATCCGATGTCGCTCGCGTTCCTGATCCCCTTCGTGCTGAGCCCGTTCATCTTGGGTCGATTCGTGCCGATGACGGTATCCGTGCAAACGGTGATGAAGATCGGGTTTTTGATGGTCGTTGTGAGCGACGCGCTGTGGGTGATTCCCAACGGATTTGCGGCGACCGGAGCCAAGATGGCGGAAGACGTTCAATTGCCGGAGGCGTGGGAAGTGCTCGGTAAAATGCCGACCAAGCTCGGCGCTATCTTCTCGCTGGTATTCGTTACAGTAATCAATTACATCGTTTATGGCCGGGCCATTCGGCAGGGAACCATCGCGTGGGGCAAGATCGACGGCGTCTCTCAATTTGTCCTTATTTTTCTGGCGTTCACGTCGATTTGGGCGATGGGATTGATGGGGGCCGTCCGGTCGTTGTTGCGCAAGTTTTTCCACGCCTACAATTTGGTGCCGGATTTTACGGCTGAGTCGTTCACGCCGACATTGTCCTATTCCGCTTGGCTGATTACAGGGATCACGGTGTTCTTTTTTATCGTCGTGAGTGTGGCGGTTTTTCTGGCCCTTCGGTCCGTCGAGGCGAAAGAGCGCGAGCCGCAGGGGGTTCCCGTTCCCGCCGGAAGCAAGTAACAATCGGCGCCATCGGGTTGTCGCATCGGCGGGCGTACGGAGTCGAGTGGGCGTAACCAGGGGAGTCCTTATGGGGAAGGCAATGGTCAAAATCGTTGTCGGCCTGGCGGTCGCCGCCGGTCTCTGGTTCGGGTCGATGGCGATGGAGTTCCCGCCGGTGTTTCAGGGGCTGTTCGTCGGATTCGCGATCGTCGGTACGTTGATGTTTCTGTTGTTGGACGCACCGCGGACAAACGGACCGACCGGATGGCCGGCAGCCGTGTCCGTCGTGGCGTTCTATTTGATTCTCTGTTTCGGGTATGGAGCCACGGCGTCGCTCTGGCCGCAGTTTGATCCCGAGGACGAGAGAGAAAAGATCGCCAAGATTCTCGACGGCAAAGAAAACCCGCTTGATCCCTGGAACGCGGCCGAGGTGACCAAGCGAATTCAAGAGCTCGATGAGAAGGCCAAAATGCTGGCCGAACGGATTCAGGCGTTGGGAGGCGATCAAGCTCCCGTTGTGGCTCAGAAGGCCGTCGCTTCCGCTGCGACTGCTGTGAGTGCGAGCGCAGATTCCGGTGACCTCATGAAAATAGGGGAAGAGCAGTGGCAGCTCCAGGAGTGTTACAACTGCCACAAGTTGAGAGGCGAGGGAGGGAAAAAGCGAGGTCCGGAGCTGGATAACATCGGGTCCTACCTGACGGTTGAAGAGATCAAGCAAAAGATCATCGATCCCAAGAGTTTCATGGCCGAGGGATTTGAAAAAGAGTGGGAGAAGGGGCGAATGCCGGACAAATTCAAGGACGTGATGAGTGACGGAGAAATAACCGCGCTTGCCTCGTGGCTCTATACGTTTAAGAACACGGCGGTCGCCACGCCGAAACCGATTAAGAAAAAGTGATGTTGCAGCCGAAACTGAAGTCCAAGGTTCGTTGCACGGACCGAGATATTGGTGAAGTGACGAGGGTCGTTCTGGACCCCATTTCCCACGACATCAGTCATCTTGTGGTGTCGCTGGACGACGGCGTCGAACGGCAGGTCGCCATGGAACACGTGCGAGCCGTCTTGGAAGGCGTCGTCGAATTGGGGGTATCTTCATCCGAGATCGCGGCTCTCCCGCCCTTCAATCGCGCGGATTACGTCACCACGCACGAGGTTGAGATCTCGCATCTGGAAGACAATCTCGACGTCGTTCCCGGCGAAGTGCTTGTTCCGCTGCCCGATCTTGAAAAGGACATCAAACGCAGAACCTTCTTCATGAACTTCACACACGCCGTCGGTCTTCTGATCGGTTTGCCGATGGTCTATCCGGTGCTGCGTTATCTGATGAAGCCGATGTATGCGCCGTTCGACAATGGATGGCTGAAGGTCGGAAACGTCGGCAAGATCAAGCAGGACGACATCGGGGTGCAGTTCCAATACAAGAAAACGGTCAAAGAAGCCTATATGCCGGAAGCCGAGATCGAAAAGTCGGTGTGGATTTTAAAAGCCACCCCTTCGGTGCTCGATCAGATTTATCAAGGCAAGGATCAAGATTTCCGCGACCCGTCCGGGAAACTCATCTGGACGAACAAAAAAGACGTTCCCTACGTCGCGTTTTCGGGCAAATGCCCTCATCTGGGTTGCGCGTATAAATGGCGGCAACACAAGACTCTGGGAGAGGTGTTTCTTTGCCCCTGTCACTTGAGCATTTATGATGCGGCGGGGAAAGTGCTTGACGGCCCGGCGCCCAGGCCGCTCGATGCCCTGCCGATCAAGGTGGCAGCCAACGGCGACGTGGAAATCATCGACATGGAGTTCAAGGCCGGAGTCAAGTCTCAAATTCGGATCATGTAAATGCAGCACCCGTCCGTTTCCAACGTTCCCTCGACCGCCGTCGAGAAGATCGTCGCGTTTCTCGATCAACGCGTCGGCTTGAAGGAAATTCAAGCCAAGATGCTCAACGAGCCGATCCCCGGCGGCTCACGGTGGGCCTATGTGTTCGGCTCCATCCTGCTGTTTCTCTTCATCATGCAGGCGATCACCGGCGTGTTGCTGATGTTTTATTACGTCCCCACGGCGGACCATGCCTATGCCAGCACCCAATACATCATTCACGAGGTGGATTACGGGTGGTTTCTGCTGGGCTATCACTTTTGGGGATCCAGCGCCATGGCCGTCTGTGTCGTCGCGCACATGTCGCAGGTGTTTCTCTGGGGGGCCTATAAGCCGCCGCGCGAGCTTCTGTGGATCGTCGGGCTGGCGTTGTTCGGCATCGTCATCGGATTCGGATTTACCGGGTATTTGTTGCCGTGGGACCAACGGGCCTATTGGGCCACGACGGTGGGAGTCGAAATTCTCGACAAAACGCCGATCCTCGGCGATTTCATGGCGCGGTTCCTGAAGGGAGGACCGACGCCGGGCCAACTGACATTGAGCCGGTTTTTCGTCATTCACGTAATGATTCTGCCGGCCGCGCTCATGGCCTTGGCCGGGTTGCACCTGTACTTGTTTCGAGTGGCCGCCCCGGCCGGTCCGTTCCGGGGAACTCCGGAAGAGATCAAGGCGAAAACCGACTACTTTTTCCCCCGGCAAGTGTGGAAGGACATTGTGGGCATGGCCGTCGTCTTCGCCACGATTTGCGGGTTGGCGTTCTGGGAGCCGGTGGTGTTGTTGGAAGAAGCCACGCCAGATCCGGGCGAGTATCACCCCGAACCGGAATGGTATTTTCTTTTCTACTTCCAACTGCTCAGGCTCAAGATGTTTTCCGGCGAATTCGGGCAGTTCATGGGAGCCGTGGCGTTGCCGGTCATTTTTATGGGTCTGCTCGTGGCGCTCCCCTTTTTCGACCGAGATCCGGAACGGAATATTTTCAAGCGCCCCGTGGCGTTGATCAGTTGGATTGCGATGATGGCGATCATGGCGATTTTCACGGTCTCCGCCGTGATCAACCGAGAGTTTCTAGACTAGATTAGGAGCGGCGCGGCGGCGCCGACGGATGACCAATGGCCGGCGAGCGAGACTCTTTGTCGCCAACACAGATAGGAATCGGAGTGCTCTGGCCTACCTGTTGGACAGGGCTTCCCATCAAGCTGCCGTTGGCCGTGATCGCCTTGGCCGTCGGCTTGATGCACCTGGAGGCCCGGCTGGGGCTGGCCTTTTTGATGTTGCTCGCCAGTCCGGTGACGGTCTTTGCCGTGCCGATCATTTCTCTCGCACTGGATGGAAATTTCGGTGAAGGGATCGGGTTGCCGCTGCTCCTCTTTCTCTCTATTCCAATCGATATCTGGGCGTTCGGAGTCGTCGGTCAAACGTTTTTTCTCGAGCGACTCAGAAAGGAGCCTCCTCCGAGACTGGGATTCACTCTCTGGTGGAAATCTTCGGTCGTCGGCGCCTTCTTTCTGCCGATCCTTTGGGTGGTGGTCGGCTCGGTCACGGAAACAGCGATGTCGACGTCTCATTCCTTGGCACAAATGGAAAGTCTCCGGCATCTGTTCCATACCGGACTTCCGGTAGCCGAACGGATCGGGCTCGAGGTCACGATCTGGGGCACCATCGCGTTCGGAGTTTTAATGGTTCTGTTGACCATCGGAGTCTCAACCATCGGCCGCATAATCCGCGACATTGCCGCCGACGCGTCGCCGGCCTCCGGCACCTATCAGGCGCTGATTACGCGATGGGATTTGATGCGCGTGCCTCGTGATCAGGGGCTGTTCGCTACGACGGTCGTGGGAGTGGGACTCGTCTTTTGCATCCTGTTCTGGGTCGTCCTGCCGGTGACGACGCCGCATCCTCACGAATGTTGCCCCAAGCCGGAGGTCGTGGTCCATCGGCCGTTCAAACCGATGGAGACTCTGGCGCGCGATGAGCAACAGATAGAGAACCTGATCGCCCAAGTCGAGGCGTTGGAAGAGAAGAAGGCGGGCGAGGCGGTTGTCAAGGAAAAGGGCGGGGCCAAGGCCGAACACAAGACCGGAGCAAAAGCCGACGATTGATCCGCCCTCGGCAAACCGTAACGTGCGAGGTGAAGAGGTGAGCTTCATGCGCCATGGGGAAAGAATGATTCAACGAGCGATCCGTAGCGGAGGCGCTCACGCGGGATGGCTCACGGGCCTGTTGCTCATGGCGGGCTGGCTGGCTCTGCCCGCCGTCGGTTTCGCGGCCGAGGGAACCGCGGCCGGTCCGACGGAGTATCGGGATATTCCGTACATCGGCAGCAGGAATCTGATTTGGATTGTCGCGCAGCTCCATCTGCTGCTGGCGGGGTTCGTCTTGGGGGTCCCGATTTTTGCCTGGCTCTGCGAGATTATCGCGTGGAAAGGGGGAGAGCAGCGGTACGACAAGCTGGCCAAGGAGTTTACCAAGCTGCTCACGTCCGCCTACGCCACCACCGCCCTGTTCGGCGGGATTTTGCTGTTCCTGCTCATCGTTTTCTATCCCAAGCTCATGAACTATCTGACGGACATTTTCTTTCCGTCCTTCCTTGTGTACTGTCTTCTGTTCTTGTTTGAGACCGCGACGCTGTACCTCTATTGGTATGGGTGGGACGCGATGCAGCATGGCGGCAAGAAGACCTTGCACATCTTCCTCGGCTTTCTCCTGAACTTTTTTGCCATCTTCATCATGATCGTCCCCAATGCCTGGGCGACGTTCCAATCAAGCCCGGTTGTGATCTCCGAAGGCACGGCCATCGAACGGGCATGGGCCGCCACCTGGAACCCGACCTGGTGGCCGATCAACATCCACCGGCTCATCGCCAACGTCGTGCTCGGCGGCTACATTTGCGGCGCGTACGCCGGCGTTCGCTATTTGTCGGCCAAAAGCGCAGAAGACCGCGAACATTACGATTGGATGGGGTACGTCGGCAACTTTATCGGCGTGTTCGGTCTCTTGGCCCTGCCGTTCGCCGGGTACTGGCTGATGCGCGAGATCTATCAATACAACCAGCAGATGGGCATTACGTTGATGGGGGGCTTTCTCTCCTGGCTCTTTATCATCCAGGCGATGTTGATCGGAGTCCTCTTTTTGGGTTCCAACTACTATTTCTGGCTGGGGATTACCTATCGGATTCCCGGGTCGGAGAGCAAATATCGAAAGCCCATTCTCTGGATGTTGGTCAGCTTGTTGTTGTGTCTCGCCGTGTGGATGACGCCCCACTCGCTGGTGGCCAGCATTGAAGAAGCTCAAAAAATGGGGGGTGCGCACCATCCGCTGCTCGGCGTTCTCGGCGTCATGTCAGCCAAAATGACGGTGTCGAACCTCATGATTCTCATCACGTTCATGAGTTTCGTCATGTACTGGCGGGCGGGAAAACAAGACGCGGCTCCATGGGCGAAACTGGCCAAGGCGGTCATGGGCGCCGTGTTGGTCTTGGCCAGCCTTGCCGTCATCGTGCTCGGCGTGTGGGGATATTTCGTGCCGGCGATCGTCCGGATCAACTATTTCTCCACCTCTCAGGTGCTGATCGTCATTTTCGTGATCCTGACGATCACGCCCTTGACGGCCCTGTTGCTGAAGAGCGCCAAAACGACGACGGAGATGGTCTGGGGTAGGATGCCCCCGCGGGCCGGATACGCCTTGGTGTTGAACGCCATCATGGTTATCTTGCTGATGGCGTTGATGGGCTATGCGCGGTCCTCGTCTCGCGTCCATTGGCACGTGTATGGGGTGATGCGCGATACGTCTCCCTATGCGTACTCGCCCGCTCTCGGCAGCGCTTCGCTGATCATGGCCTTCTGCACGTTTTTCTTCTGCCTGCTCGTGGCGTTTATCTTCTGGGTCGCCACGATGGGCGACAAGGCCAAGGGCGCTCAGGGAACGGTGAAAAAGGAGCTGCCCCATGGCATTCCGGCTATTGCCGGAGGGGCGCCGGATCGCGGGCAACCGTGACGCTCCGTCCGCAAACGGGGGCGTACGGAGGGAAGACTGTCGTCGTGAGAACGAGTCGTTCATGCCATTCGACGGGGAAGGGGCGTTATGAGTGAACTTGCGCAGCTTCAGTTGATCGCGCTCGCGATCGTCCTCTTTGGAATCCTGATTCTTCTCTTCATCAAATCGAACTTCTTTCGAGTGACAGGGTTCGTCTCCATCGTGCTGGGGCTGTTTTCGCTGATGTCTCTCGCGGTGCCGCAGATGGCGTCTCTTCCCCCGGCTGATGAAACCATCGACATCGCCAGCATCAAGACGCCGACCGACATCGCGGCGCTGGGGCAAACGATTTTTTTCAGCAAGGGGCAATGCGCGCTGTGCCATTCCATCGGGCCCAGCGAGTCGGCCCGTTGTCCGGACTTAAAGGGGATCGGCGCCAAGTTGACCAAGGCGTTTCTGTATGAAAGTCTGACGGACCCTCAAGCCTTCATCTATCAAGATTACCGGCATGGAGGGGTGCCGAAAGAATATCCGGCGACGATGCCGAGCATCGACAAAGATCCGATCGGCTTATCGAAGAATGAAATCTTGGCCGTGATCGCGTTTCTTCAACAAATGAGCGGAGAGCCGATCTCCGTCAGTCCGTCGGAACTTGAAATACCGGGTCAGGGACCGCCCGCTTCGGTCGCCGTCGCAGGGTCCGCTCCGTTGGCCGTCGCGCAGGCGCAATAGGCAGAGGGGGAAATCATGGGGCATTCGTTGGTCAGGCCGATTATCATCATGGGAGTCATGTACGCGGTGCTCAAGTTTGTGCTGCCGAACATCCCGGGGTCCGCGGCGCTTCCATCCAGCCTCATTCTGCTGTATCTGCTGCTGACGTTGTCAGGGATCATCATTTTCGAAACCGTAAGCGCCGAGTCCAAGGACGCCTTCTGGGGGCCGATGCAGAAATTTTTGACAGGAGACAACATCGGCGGGTTGAAGCCGTTTCGATACGGGATTCTCATTTTCTTTCCTCTTCTGGTCGGATGGCAGACGTACAATGCGACGGCTCCGAGCGGTCAGCCTCCCGCCGAAAGCCGAGTGATTCATCCCGCCCCGCCGGGCGAATACACCGGGCTGGCGAATCCGGTTCCCAGGACCCCGGAAAACATCATGCAAGGCAAAGGGTTCTATGCGGCGTTTTGCTCGCCTTGCCATGGCGCGAATTTCGACGGGAAAGGGCCGGCGGCCCGGGGATACAATCCTCCGCCGGCCAATTTTGCCGACCCCACGACCATTGCGATGTTGCAGGAAAGCTATCTGTTCTGGCGCATCAAAAAGGGCGGGGTCGGGCTCCCGATCGAAGGAATGCCGTGGAAGTCGGCGATGCCGCGTTGGGAGCTTGAGTTGCCGGATGAATGGATCTGGAAAATCATCATGGGCGAATACGACGGTGCGCATCAGTCTCCGCGCACGTGGGAATAGCGAGAGGGGGAGCCGATGTCGCCCGGATCGCCGTGGGGAAACGAGGCCAGCATGAATCCCGTGAAGTTGACGGCTCAATGGAGCGCATATGTGAAGGGGGTCCTGATCGCGGCCCTGATCGTGGGGGGAGGGACGGACGGCTTGGCGCAGGAAAGCGTGGCGGTTCGCGCGTCCCTTGTCTCGGGCGCCTTGCCTGTCGATGATCCGAACGCAGCGGCTTGGAACAGCGCCGCGCCGGCCGTCTTTCCGATGTCGCCGCAAGTCCATTGGCCGGACCGCATTCAGGAAGTGACCGTGCAGGACCTGACCGTGCGCGCCTTGCACGACGGGACGCAAGTGGCGTTTCTCTTGGAATATGACGATCCCACGGAGGATCCTGACGACGCGGCGGCGATTGAATTCATGGTCGGAGATAAGAAAGCGCATTTTGCGCACGGTCAGCCGATGCTCTTGGTGGACGGCGGGCCCGTCAACATCTGGTTCTGGAAGCACAAAGACAATAAAGGCGTAGATATGTGGGCCAAGGGGTTCGGCACCCTCCGGCCGCACTCGCATCAAGACGTGACAGCCAAGGGCGAATACGCGAACGGGAAATGGAGAGTCGTGTTTTCCCGGTCGCTGGTGACCGAGCATCCGGATGAGGATATGCAGGTCACGCCCGGCGAGTTCATCAATATCGCCTTTGCGGTCTGGGATGGAAGAAAAGACGCCACGGGGCAGCTCATTGAAAAGGGATCGCAAAAAGCCGTGTCGTCATGGTGGTATTTTCGGGCGGAACCGCCTCCTGATTATTCCGGATACCTGTACGCGGGCGTGGCCGCCGTGTTGGCGTTGGGGTTTCAGTTCGTTCTGATCCGTAAACTCAAGGAAGGGCAGTCAGCATGAGAAGGGCGAGGCTGCAAGCCGCAAAAACAGTGGTCGGCCTGTGCGGAGTGGTGGCGCTGCTTACGGGTGGGTGCGCGAGCGAGCAGGAAAAAAAGGGGCGCGAATTGTACACCCATTACTGCAGCGATTGTCACGGCGAAAGCGGCAGGCAGAACGAAGGATTCAATTGGTCGGCCATGCCGGATCCCAAGCCCAAGGATCTTTCCAATAAAAGCGAGATGAGCACCTTCAAAGACGAGGAGCTGTTTGCCACGATTTCACGCGATATGTTGGATACGAGCGAAGAGGGAGGCGATGAGATCGGGGACGACGATTTCGCCGTTCCGACGATGCCGACCTTCAAGTATACGTTGTCCGAAGAAGAAATCTGGGCGATCGTCGGCCATGTGCGCACGTTGCACGGGATGAAGCTGGAGTTCGACGTGGCGGCCCGCAAGCGATCTCTCGAAGAGGGCTTGAAAGCCGCACAGGCGAAATTCGAGCAAGCAAAACTGGCCTACGAGGAAGCAGAACGAAAAGCCAACGAAGAGGCGGAACGAAAGAGCCAGGAACTCAATCAAGACGTCGACGTCGACGAGTCCGCTTACGCCGACGAGCTGGCTGCGATGACAGAGGCCAAGAAAGAGCTGGAGGCGGCTCAGGCAGCCCTGAACAACTTCACGACGAGGCCTGGAAAGGGGCAGAGCGTTCCCAGGCCGGACCTCACGACGCCGCCGGCGGAAACTGCGCAATTGGTCGAGCGCGGAAAGCGGCTGTATGAAAACAAGTATGGATGTAACGGCTGTCATAGCCTTGCCGGTGAGGGGGGGAAAATCGGTCCTCCCTTGGACCGTGCAGGATTCAGGCTGAATCCCACTTGGATCTATCGTTGGCTCAAGAATCCCCAGGCCATGGATTCGGCGACGCGAATGCCCGCATTGGGCCTGAGCGACGCGGATGCCAAAGCCGTGACGTTCTATTTGGAAACCTTGCAGGCGCCGAAGGCTGCGCCTCAAGAGGAAAGACCGGTCGAAACCCCGTGACCCGTCGTCCGAATGGAAAGATGCTCGCCGTGAATCTTTCGCGCGTGTAGACGAGGGAGACGTTTCTGTATGAGACGGGCTTGGTCTCGTTCTTTCTGGATGACGAGTCAGCCGATGAATCCAGCCAACAGGCCGGCCAACACGGCTGCTCCCACCCATGTATGGGCGCGAAACATGCCGAACGCCACGGCGGGCTCGATCGGTTTTCTCAACTGCACGGTTTGCAAGAAGAGGAAGAGCCCTACGCCCAGTAACGCGACATAGTAGGGCCAGCGAATCTGGACCAGCCATCCGGCTAAGCCCAGCAGCAATATCATCAGGCAATAGGCGACGCCGACTCCCAGGGGGAGCAATCGCCCGAAAAAGATGGCCGACGATTTCACGCCGATTCGCCGGTCATCGTCCCGATCCTGAATCGCATAAATCGTATCGTACGCGACGGCCCATGCGGCCGTCGCTCCAAACAGACACCAGACCGGCGCGTCAAGTTGTCCACGGACTGCCGCCCATGCCATGATGGTTCCCCAGCCGAAGGCAAGGCCCAACACGGCTTGGGGAATCTGAATCCACCGTTTTGCAAAGGGATACAGAGACGCCAAGGCGAACGCTCCGGGCGCCAACCACGTGACGACAGGATCGAGCAGCCAGAGGAGGCTTCCCGCCATGAGCAAGAGCACGCTCAGCAGAGCGAGCGCGTGACGTCGGGACAGTTCTCCGGAGGCGAGAGGACGGGTCTTGGTTCTGACAACCTGCCGATCGAACGACTGATCGGCCAGGTCGTTGAGAATGACCCCGGCGCTTCGCATGAGAAACGATCCCGCGATGAATATCGCCACGAGAGGGGGCGGCGGCACTCCTTCCGTCGCGAGCACCAGCGACCACAGCGTCGGCAGCATTAAGAGATAGGTTCCCGTCTGATTCGGTAAGCGGATCAGACGGATCAAGGCGGACCATGGAAGGCCGGAGGCTTCGACAGTCGGAGAGGGCGTTGACGGCATGGCTCAAAAATACGCAGAGGGAGGAAGCCTTGTCAATTTTCAGGCACGGCCTCCGGCGATTGTGCGAGACACCATAAATTGGGTATAACCACCTGAAAGAGAACATTGCTTGTGACTACAGGATATTTACACGTTCGTTCCTTTATCGCCGTTGTCATCCTCGCGGCCTTCGCGCTGTCGGCAGCCGGTTGCTGGTGGTCGAGAGAGAAACCAAAGGTATCGGATGGCGGAGCGGAAACCTCTGATAGTCAAGCGCCAGCCATTGCGCTGAAGCCGTCGCTCTGGCTTGCTCCAAGCATGACCGGTGCGTCGCTCTCTTACACCAACGCCTGCGGGGAACCGAGCATCGTCTCGATTTCGGGCGTACTGACGGAAATCGTTCCCGCGAAGCTTGGCCAGGCGTTTTCCGGTCTTTTGCTCCATGAAGGAGAAGGGCAGGCCGGAGGAGAGGATAGTTTTATCGAAATCGGTCTGGGATCGAAACGAGTGGATCTTGTTGTTCCCCGTCAGACGCCGGGGACATATCCGGCGCGTGTCACGCTTGGAGTCGAAGCAGCCTTGCTCGCCGAGGATGGCGCCCCGCTGTTCCATGCCAAGCTTCAAGGCGTGGGCCATGGCGAGGTGGAA
This sequence is a window from Candidatus Nitrospira inopinata. Protein-coding genes within it:
- a CDS encoding c-type cytochrome, which gives rise to MRRARLQAAKTVVGLCGVVALLTGGCASEQEKKGRELYTHYCSDCHGESGRQNEGFNWSAMPDPKPKDLSNKSEMSTFKDEELFATISRDMLDTSEEGGDEIGDDDFAVPTMPTFKYTLSEEEIWAIVGHVRTLHGMKLEFDVAARKRSLEEGLKAAQAKFEQAKLAYEEAERKANEEAERKSQELNQDVDVDESAYADELAAMTEAKKELEAAQAALNNFTTRPGKGQSVPRPDLTTPPAETAQLVERGKRLYENKYGCNGCHSLAGEGGKIGPPLDRAGFRLNPTWIYRWLKNPQAMDSATRMPALGLSDADAKAVTFYLETLQAPKAAPQEERPVETP
- a CDS encoding ethylbenzene dehydrogenase-related protein, which produces MNPVKLTAQWSAYVKGVLIAALIVGGGTDGLAQESVAVRASLVSGALPVDDPNAAAWNSAAPAVFPMSPQVHWPDRIQEVTVQDLTVRALHDGTQVAFLLEYDDPTEDPDDAAAIEFMVGDKKAHFAHGQPMLLVDGGPVNIWFWKHKDNKGVDMWAKGFGTLRPHSHQDVTAKGEYANGKWRVVFSRSLVTEHPDEDMQVTPGEFINIAFAVWDGRKDATGQLIEKGSQKAVSSWWYFRAEPPPDYSGYLYAGVAAVLALGFQFVLIRKLKEGQSA
- the ubiA gene encoding 4-hydroxybenzoate octaprenyltransferase translates to MPSTPSPTVEASGLPWSALIRLIRLPNQTGTYLLMLPTLWSLVLATEGVPPPPLVAIFIAGSFLMRSAGVILNDLADQSFDRQVVRTKTRPLASGELSRRHALALLSVLLLMAGSLLWLLDPVVTWLAPGAFALASLYPFAKRWIQIPQAVLGLAFGWGTIMAWAAVRGQLDAPVWCLFGATAAWAVAYDTIYAIQDRDDDRRIGVKSSAIFFGRLLPLGVGVAYCLMILLLGLAGWLVQIRWPYYVALLGVGLFLFLQTVQLRKPIEPAVAFGMFRAHTWVGAAVLAGLLAGFIG